One genomic segment of Deinococcus radiopugnans ATCC 19172 includes these proteins:
- a CDS encoding serine/threonine-protein kinase: MPVEVGTRLAGRYDLRSPLGEGGSALVFRAHDSLLDRDVAVKVMHSHVPDSDKQRFLREVRTLARLTHPGIVPVLDLGVDPGDGRPFFTMPLMTGGPITVLGPLEDAPISLARFVTAAGFASRALHFIHSRGIVHRDLTPGNVLLDEAWLPRIMDFGLVALSDHTRQLTRSGLTLGTPAYMAPEQAKGIGVGPLSDLYALGAVLYRVACGSPPFVGDSDQSVLFQHVYEKLTDPRDLNPAIPDAVARVLLSLLSKKPEDRPESGAALAHLWALARRDIWTGHARGQYRGGRTRTGEHPDGPARVSDLGEVWSVPLPGEVTWPAAVVGEGDLVAVGTRGGQLVLTHASGRPFATYAARDEVTAPAAFQGGHIFFGAWDGTLRRVELQGGAEVWRHQARAELTGAPTLWAGRVLASSRDGHLHALSARTGELAWAYRTDGPVAASPLVWAGAALVCDENGWLHALDARSGSPLWKVEVGTVHGTPALLPGTSGEATLVVATWEGEVHALALSAASGRVTLAEEDANLWTYDLEDEVWASPAVTMTGTGNAGLAILAGWDGTVRALRLHDGEDVWAHRMSGRVTASPVISAGLVFLASESGQLCALDVRDGTVRWTRQETTGVQATPLAAGGALYVAFMDGTLRAYRQHHPEALVEG; this comes from the coding sequence TGCCGGACTCGGACAAACAGCGCTTTCTGCGCGAGGTCCGCACGCTGGCCCGGCTGACGCATCCGGGCATCGTGCCGGTGCTGGACCTGGGCGTGGACCCTGGCGACGGACGGCCCTTTTTCACCATGCCGCTGATGACCGGGGGGCCGATTACCGTGCTGGGGCCGCTGGAGGACGCGCCCATCTCGCTGGCGCGCTTCGTCACGGCGGCGGGGTTTGCCTCACGGGCGCTGCACTTTATCCACTCGCGCGGGATCGTCCACCGCGACCTGACGCCCGGCAACGTGCTGCTGGACGAGGCGTGGCTGCCGCGCATCATGGATTTCGGGCTGGTGGCGCTGTCGGACCACACCCGCCAGCTGACCCGCAGCGGCCTGACGCTGGGCACGCCCGCGTACATGGCCCCGGAGCAGGCCAAGGGCATCGGCGTCGGGCCGCTGAGCGACCTGTACGCGCTGGGGGCGGTGCTGTACCGGGTGGCCTGCGGCAGCCCGCCCTTCGTGGGCGACAGCGATCAGAGCGTGCTGTTCCAGCATGTCTACGAGAAACTCACCGATCCGCGCGACCTGAACCCGGCCATTCCCGACGCGGTGGCGCGGGTGCTGCTCTCTCTGCTGTCCAAGAAGCCCGAGGACCGCCCCGAATCCGGCGCGGCGCTGGCCCACCTGTGGGCGTTGGCGCGGCGCGACATCTGGACCGGCCACGCGCGCGGGCAGTACCGCGGCGGCCGCACCCGCACCGGCGAGCATCCCGACGGCCCGGCCCGCGTCTCGGACCTGGGGGAGGTCTGGAGCGTGCCGCTGCCCGGCGAGGTCACCTGGCCCGCCGCCGTGGTGGGCGAGGGCGACCTGGTGGCGGTGGGCACGCGCGGCGGCCAGCTGGTGCTGACGCACGCCTCCGGACGGCCTTTCGCCACCTACGCGGCCCGCGACGAGGTGACGGCCCCGGCGGCCTTTCAGGGCGGACACATCTTCTTCGGCGCGTGGGACGGCACCCTGCGCCGGGTGGAACTGCAGGGCGGCGCGGAGGTCTGGCGGCATCAGGCCCGCGCCGAGCTGACCGGCGCCCCGACGCTGTGGGCCGGGCGGGTGCTGGCGTCCAGCCGCGACGGCCACCTGCACGCCCTGAGCGCCCGCACCGGGGAACTGGCCTGGGCCTACCGCACCGACGGCCCGGTGGCGGCCAGTCCGCTGGTGTGGGCCGGGGCGGCGCTGGTCTGCGACGAGAACGGCTGGCTGCACGCGCTGGACGCCCGCAGCGGCAGCCCGCTGTGGAAGGTGGAGGTCGGCACGGTTCACGGCACCCCCGCGCTGCTGCCGGGCACCTCCGGCGAGGCGACGCTGGTGGTGGCGACCTGGGAGGGCGAGGTCCACGCGCTGGCCCTGAGCGCCGCGTCGGGCCGGGTGACGCTGGCCGAGGAGGACGCCAACCTGTGGACCTACGATCTGGAGGACGAGGTCTGGGCCTCGCCCGCCGTGACCATGACCGGTACGGGCAATGCTGGACTGGCGATTCTGGCCGGCTGGGACGGCACCGTGCGTGCCCTGCGCCTGCACGACGGCGAGGACGTCTGGGCGCACCGCATGTCGGGCCGCGTCACCGCCAGCCCGGTGATCAGCGCGGGTCTGGTGTTTCTGGCCTCCGAAAGCGGGCAACTGTGCGCGCTGGACGTGCGCGACGGCACCGTGCGCTGGACCCGGCAGGAGACGACGGGCGTGCAGGCCACCCCGCTGGCGGCGGGCGGCGCGCTGTACGTGGCCTTCATGGACGGCACCCTGCGCGCCTACCGCCAGCACCACCCGGAAGCGCTGGTGGAAGGTTGA
- a CDS encoding GNAT family N-acetyltransferase has translation MIRPVTPADASVIALHRFPAAGDAAERPVYADWVAGAMQRGLYLGFLALDGQQVVSGAGLSLLEWGPTRGDPQPWRGRIVNVWTQPDHRRHGLARELVRRCLAAAHERGVTRLGLGTTAEARGLYERLGFTAGATEMTLTLR, from the coding sequence TTGATTCGCCCGGTCACCCCGGCCGACGCGTCCGTGATTGCCCTGCACCGTTTCCCGGCAGCGGGGGATGCGGCCGAGCGCCCGGTGTACGCCGACTGGGTGGCGGGGGCCATGCAGCGCGGCCTTTACCTGGGATTCCTCGCGCTGGACGGCCAGCAGGTGGTCTCTGGTGCGGGCCTGAGCCTGCTGGAATGGGGACCGACGCGCGGCGATCCGCAGCCGTGGCGGGGCCGAATCGTGAACGTCTGGACCCAGCCGGACCATCGCAGGCACGGGCTGGCGCGTGAACTGGTGCGGCGCTGCCTGGCCGCTGCCCACGAGCGGGGCGTCACCCGCCTGGGCCTGGGCACCACGGCTGAGGCCCGTGGCCTCTACGAGCGCCTGGGCTTCACCGCTGGCGCCACCGAAATGACGCTCACCCTTCGCTAG
- a CDS encoding type 1 glutamine amidotransferase domain-containing protein — translation MTASDSSTTGKKILVVMSSDSDLKLQGGKTHATGFYLNEFGVPAHRLVEAGHTLTIATPRGNRPPLDQSSDSQDYFKDEAEYTQIKAFVDETLSGEIVPLADAVTNLHAFDAVFLPGGHAPMIELMHNHDLGHALRHFHDRSLPTALICHAPVALLSAQPAAGAYQRALEAGETPDARDFAYSGYRATVFSTPEEKDAESGFDAPMLYYPADALTAAGMTVQNGDKWTSNVVRDRELITGQNPMSDEAFVEEFLKALAETPAKG, via the coding sequence ATGACCGCATCCGACTCCAGCACCACCGGCAAGAAAATCCTCGTCGTCATGTCCAGCGATTCCGACTTGAAGCTGCAGGGCGGCAAGACGCACGCCACCGGCTTTTATCTCAACGAATTCGGCGTTCCCGCGCACCGGCTGGTGGAGGCGGGCCACACGCTGACCATCGCCACGCCGCGCGGCAACCGTCCGCCGCTGGATCAGAGCAGCGACAGCCAGGACTACTTCAAGGACGAGGCGGAATACACGCAGATCAAGGCGTTCGTGGACGAAACCCTGTCCGGCGAGATCGTGCCGCTGGCCGACGCGGTGACCAACCTGCACGCCTTCGACGCCGTGTTTCTGCCCGGCGGCCACGCGCCCATGATCGAGCTGATGCACAACCACGATCTGGGCCACGCGCTGCGGCACTTCCACGACCGCTCGCTGCCCACCGCGCTGATCTGCCACGCGCCGGTGGCCCTGCTGTCTGCCCAGCCTGCCGCCGGGGCATACCAGCGGGCGCTGGAAGCCGGGGAAACGCCCGACGCCAGGGACTTCGCGTACAGCGGCTACCGCGCCACGGTGTTCAGCACCCCCGAGGAAAAGGACGCCGAGAGCGGCTTCGACGCCCCCATGCTGTACTACCCGGCCGACGCCCTGACCGCCGCCGGCATGACGGTGCAGAACGGCGACAAGTGGACCAGCAACGTGGTCCGGGACCGCGAACTGATCACCGGCCAGAACCCCATGAGCGACGAGGCGTTTGTGGAGGAATTCCTGAAGGCGCTGGCCGAAACGCCCGCGAAGGGCTAA
- the mutL gene encoding DNA mismatch repair endonuclease MutL: MIRVLPPEVARLIAAGEVVSRPLDVVRELVDNALDAGATRIEIELEGGGLSLVRVRDNGGGIGADSVELAAVRHATSKLEPVAGAVERVTTLGFRGEALWAAAQAGELHLVTRPAAQVGAAEVWAQGETVRMGRAAAPAGTTVTVRGLFAGLPARLRTQAPPAAELREITALVGRYVLHHPALHWRLGVDGEARLVHAPADHRGAVASVYGPLNANRVLKVEAGGTVGVCGVVSRPELTRARRDRMHFSVNGRPILAPPELERAVIEGYAELLPAGAAPLCVLDLTVAPADHNPNVHPAKQVVALADLGGVAARVREAVAAALAQHPLARAVPALTAPPEPSDAPRNGSFPRLTLVGLYQELYLLAQGEGDLWVIDAHAAHERALYERLGRELLAAAPVELPEPELLHLTPQQRAALHERAADLQGWGLTIEDFGAGLARLRTLPAALAALQVPRLHEQIVEGALGSGPDPRRDVLANLACAPALKAGMLDHGRGELVLAALADCEHPWACPHGRPTTLRLSERDLAHAFGRRGVRDVARGRDADGQSAQQETQPPGR, translated from the coding sequence ATGATCCGCGTGCTGCCCCCCGAAGTCGCCCGGCTGATCGCGGCGGGCGAGGTGGTGTCGCGCCCGCTGGACGTGGTGCGTGAGCTGGTGGACAACGCGCTGGACGCCGGGGCCACCCGCATCGAGATCGAGCTGGAAGGCGGCGGATTGAGCCTGGTGCGTGTGCGCGACAACGGCGGCGGCATCGGCGCGGACAGCGTGGAACTGGCCGCAGTGCGCCACGCCACCAGCAAACTGGAGCCCGTGGCCGGAGCGGTGGAGCGCGTCACCACCCTGGGCTTCCGGGGCGAGGCGCTGTGGGCGGCGGCGCAGGCCGGCGAACTGCACCTGGTCACCCGCCCCGCCGCGCAGGTGGGCGCCGCCGAGGTCTGGGCGCAGGGCGAGACCGTGCGGATGGGGCGCGCCGCCGCCCCGGCAGGCACCACGGTCACGGTGCGCGGGCTGTTCGCCGGGCTGCCCGCCCGCCTGCGGACCCAGGCCCCACCGGCCGCCGAACTGCGCGAGATCACGGCGCTGGTGGGCCGCTACGTGCTGCACCACCCGGCCCTGCACTGGCGGCTGGGGGTGGACGGTGAGGCCCGGCTGGTCCACGCGCCCGCCGATCACCGGGGCGCGGTGGCCAGCGTGTACGGCCCGCTGAACGCCAACCGGGTGCTGAAGGTGGAGGCCGGCGGGACGGTGGGCGTGTGCGGCGTCGTCTCGCGCCCGGAGCTGACCCGCGCCCGGCGGGACCGCATGCACTTCAGCGTCAACGGGCGGCCCATCCTCGCGCCGCCAGAGCTGGAACGGGCGGTCATCGAGGGCTACGCCGAGCTGCTGCCCGCCGGGGCCGCGCCGCTGTGCGTGCTGGACCTCACCGTGGCGCCGGCGGACCACAACCCCAACGTCCATCCGGCCAAGCAGGTGGTGGCCCTGGCCGATCTGGGCGGCGTGGCGGCCCGCGTGCGGGAGGCGGTGGCGGCGGCCCTGGCGCAGCACCCGCTGGCGCGCGCCGTTCCCGCGTTGACGGCCCCACCTGAGCCGTCCGACGCGCCCCGCAACGGCTCTTTCCCCAGACTGACCCTGGTGGGCCTGTACCAGGAGCTGTACCTGCTGGCCCAGGGCGAGGGTGACCTGTGGGTGATCGACGCGCACGCCGCGCACGAACGCGCCCTGTATGAGCGACTGGGCCGCGAGCTGCTGGCGGCGGCGCCTGTAGAACTGCCCGAGCCGGAGCTGCTGCACCTGACCCCGCAGCAACGGGCGGCCCTGCACGAACGCGCCGCCGACCTGCAGGGCTGGGGCCTGACCATCGAGGATTTCGGTGCCGGGCTGGCACGGCTGAGAACGCTGCCTGCCGCGCTGGCCGCCCTGCAGGTGCCCCGGCTGCACGAGCAGATCGTGGAGGGCGCGCTGGGCAGTGGGCCGGACCCACGCCGCGACGTGCTGGCGAATCTGGCCTGCGCCCCGGCGCTCAAGGCCGGGATGCTGGACCACGGGCGCGGCGAGCTGGTGCTGGCCGCCCTGGCAGACTGCGAACATCCCTGGGCCTGCCCGCATGGCCGCCCCACCACCCTGCGCCTGTCGGAGCGCGATCTGGCGCATGCCTTCGGGCGGCGCGGCGTGCGGGACGTGGCGCGGGGCCGGGACGCCGACGGCCAAAGCGCCCAGCAGGAAACCCAGCCTCCCGGCCGCTGA
- a CDS encoding [LysW]-lysine hydrolase, producing the protein MTAESHTDAQRDARELLIGAVSVPSLSGQEGAVAEYLRGWMEARGFAVQVDEAGNAVGARGNGPYTVALLGHMDTVPGDIAVRVDELGVLHGRGSVDAKGPLCTFMAAVAALPTDALDHVQFVVIGATEEEAPSSRGARHIVGALQPDAVLIGEPSGWQGLTLGYKGRLVAQVRAEKDNFHTAGEGSSAADDLTEAWFRVRAWAAAGADSPGTGGPGIFDAVQATLQHLASAGDGLTQRAEASIGLRLPPRLSPQDAERELQGLLADLPSVSVAFVGHETAVRHPKDNLLTRAMRVAIRAHGGTPVFKVKTGTSDMNVVAPHWPVPTLAYGPGDSALDHTPDERLELAEYDRAVLVLTDALTRLAAMVPHGG; encoded by the coding sequence ATGACGGCTGAGAGCCACACCGACGCCCAGCGCGACGCGCGGGAACTGCTGATCGGCGCGGTCTCGGTGCCTTCCCTGTCGGGGCAGGAGGGCGCGGTGGCCGAGTACCTGCGCGGCTGGATGGAGGCGCGCGGCTTCGCCGTCCAGGTGGACGAGGCGGGCAACGCCGTGGGCGCACGCGGCAACGGTCCCTACACCGTGGCGCTGCTGGGCCACATGGACACCGTGCCGGGCGACATTGCCGTGCGGGTAGACGAGCTGGGCGTGCTGCACGGGCGCGGCAGCGTGGACGCCAAGGGGCCGCTGTGCACCTTCATGGCGGCGGTGGCGGCGCTGCCCACCGACGCGCTGGACCACGTTCAGTTCGTGGTGATCGGCGCCACCGAGGAGGAGGCCCCCAGCAGCCGGGGGGCGCGGCACATTGTGGGGGCGCTGCAGCCCGACGCCGTGCTGATCGGCGAGCCCAGCGGCTGGCAGGGCCTCACCCTGGGCTATAAGGGCCGGCTGGTGGCGCAGGTCCGCGCCGAGAAGGACAACTTCCACACCGCGGGCGAGGGCAGCAGCGCCGCCGACGACCTGACCGAGGCGTGGTTCCGGGTGCGGGCCTGGGCGGCAGCAGGCGCCGACAGTCCAGGGACCGGGGGGCCGGGCATTTTCGACGCGGTGCAGGCCACCCTGCAGCACCTCGCCTCGGCCGGGGACGGCCTGACCCAGCGCGCCGAGGCCAGCATCGGCCTGCGCCTGCCGCCGCGCCTGTCGCCGCAGGACGCGGAGCGGGAACTGCAGGGGCTGCTCGCGGACCTGCCCAGCGTCTCGGTGGCCTTCGTGGGCCACGAAACGGCGGTGCGCCATCCCAAGGACAACCTCCTAACGCGGGCCATGCGCGTCGCCATTCGCGCCCACGGCGGCACCCCGGTCTTCAAGGTCAAGACCGGCACCAGCGACATGAACGTGGTGGCCCCCCACTGGCCGGTGCCCACGCTGGCCTACGGTCCCGGCGACAGCGCCCTGGACCACACGCCCGACGAGCGACTGGAACTGGCCGAATACGACCGCGCGGTGCTGGTCCTCACCGACGCCCTGACCCGGCTGGCCGCGATGGTCCCGCACGGCGGATAG
- a CDS encoding TnsA endonuclease N-terminal domain-containing protein, with protein sequence MVALFATGVHLGYAICDCMVIPPVRKIIKGRRGNRGRIGALKAGGRATFESTLERDFYFTLDFDPAVETFSPQPVLLTYQGSNGRKKKYVPDVLVTYTDRRPHGLFEVKYAADLLADPSEFRLKFRAAREYARCEGWTFGTVTEKSIRQQRLKNITFLRPFLDPGRVFAARDRQMLLCQFTVIGLTPRQLLADLSLEEKGRLLPVLWHLVAAGVILLDMDQPLGMDSPLHLPEVP encoded by the coding sequence GTGGTTGCATTATTTGCGACTGGAGTGCATTTAGGTTACGCTATTTGCGACTGTATGGTGATACCTCCGGTTCGTAAAATTATCAAAGGGCGACGTGGCAACCGTGGGCGCATCGGCGCGCTGAAAGCCGGTGGCCGGGCCACCTTCGAGTCCACCCTGGAGCGCGATTTCTACTTCACGCTCGATTTCGATCCAGCCGTCGAAACCTTCTCTCCTCAGCCGGTCCTCCTGACCTATCAGGGCAGCAACGGCAGGAAGAAAAAGTACGTACCGGATGTGCTGGTCACCTACACGGATCGCCGCCCGCACGGTTTATTTGAGGTGAAGTACGCCGCTGACCTGCTGGCGGACCCATCAGAGTTCAGGTTGAAGTTCCGGGCAGCGCGGGAATACGCCAGATGTGAAGGCTGGACCTTCGGCACAGTCACTGAGAAATCCATCCGGCAGCAACGTCTCAAGAACATCACGTTTCTGCGCCCTTTTCTCGATCCTGGCCGGGTCTTCGCCGCCAGGGACCGGCAGATGCTCCTGTGCCAGTTCACGGTGATAGGTCTGACGCCACGTCAGCTCCTCGCAGACCTGTCTCTGGAAGAGAAGGGGAGACTGTTGCCTGTGCTGTGGCATCTCGTCGCGGCGGGCGTCATCCTCTTGGACATGGATCAACCGCTCGGCATGGACAGTCCGCTACACCTCCCGGAAGTGCCGTGA
- a CDS encoding Mu transposase C-terminal domain-containing protein: MDSERELAAQREADFRLKAITPLLRLGPLRTREAVKARAAELQCDTATLYRWIKRYESTGQAQGLQRKPRSDARQSRTQPEVEVLMEALIDREYLQAERPAISGVYKTLLTEIRRANLSADGDQPSLQSPTYQTFRRRIHTISEMKRMSRRFGPEAARALRPILGHYPGATFPLAVVQIDHTRLDLALVDSITRQYIGPHAWITLVMDVFSRVVLGFHISLDAPSAFSVGMAVTHAILPKETWLARHRKTLNRLVQKLEPEQHPDLSWDFWGKPVKLKVDNAKEFWGKLLQKTCASYTIDQEFRPVHQPNYGGHIERLLGTVGDEIHAIPGTMFNNPGERGEYDSEGRAVMTIEGLETWLTAFLLGVYHHRVHSALGMTPTERWEQGIFEGTPEHPPTGIPERIMGERAERLRMDFLPYFEATVQRGSVRHDGLVYRGSALNGYTRAKHPDHPTQSRKFLFRYDPNDISQVYFLDPAWDHYHEIRCHQPDFPSMSLWQLRATKRFAKERQLKVDNERDLVAAWRLMQRIIQAERQETRQVRLDAERERRREKREKPTGAVKAASPSRTRAALGLFGDAADIQPFDELES, translated from the coding sequence GTGGATTCCGAGCGCGAACTCGCTGCCCAGCGCGAGGCCGATTTTCGTCTGAAGGCCATTACCCCACTGCTGCGTCTCGGTCCCCTGCGGACACGGGAGGCAGTCAAGGCGCGGGCCGCCGAACTTCAGTGCGACACCGCGACGCTCTACCGCTGGATCAAGCGCTACGAATCGACGGGTCAAGCGCAGGGCCTGCAACGCAAGCCCCGGAGTGACGCGCGCCAATCTCGCACTCAGCCGGAAGTAGAAGTCCTGATGGAGGCCCTCATTGACCGCGAATATCTGCAAGCGGAGCGGCCTGCCATCTCCGGGGTGTACAAGACGCTCCTGACCGAGATTCGGCGGGCCAACCTGAGCGCAGACGGTGATCAACCCTCACTTCAATCTCCGACGTATCAAACCTTTCGGCGGCGCATTCACACGATTTCAGAAATGAAGCGCATGAGCCGTCGCTTCGGCCCTGAAGCGGCCAGGGCACTGCGTCCCATCCTGGGACACTATCCAGGAGCCACCTTCCCGCTCGCCGTGGTCCAGATTGACCATACCCGGCTCGACCTCGCGCTGGTGGACAGCATCACACGGCAGTACATCGGGCCACACGCCTGGATCACCCTGGTGATGGATGTCTTCAGCCGGGTGGTGCTGGGGTTCCACATTTCCCTCGACGCTCCCAGCGCCTTCTCGGTGGGCATGGCCGTCACCCACGCCATTCTTCCCAAAGAAACCTGGCTGGCCCGGCACAGGAAGACCCTCAACAGACTGGTTCAGAAGCTGGAACCCGAACAGCATCCCGACTTGTCGTGGGACTTCTGGGGCAAGCCGGTCAAGCTCAAGGTAGACAACGCCAAGGAATTCTGGGGCAAGCTCTTGCAGAAAACCTGCGCCAGCTACACCATCGATCAGGAATTCCGCCCGGTGCATCAGCCCAACTACGGCGGGCACATCGAACGCCTGCTGGGCACGGTGGGTGACGAAATCCACGCCATCCCCGGCACGATGTTCAACAACCCAGGTGAACGCGGCGAATACGACTCCGAGGGCCGGGCCGTCATGACCATCGAGGGCCTGGAAACCTGGCTGACTGCCTTCCTGCTAGGGGTCTACCACCACCGCGTTCACAGCGCCCTGGGCATGACCCCCACAGAGCGGTGGGAACAGGGGATCTTTGAAGGCACCCCGGAACATCCGCCTACCGGCATACCGGAAAGGATCATGGGTGAACGCGCTGAGCGCCTCCGTATGGATTTCCTGCCGTATTTCGAGGCCACAGTGCAACGGGGCAGTGTGCGGCACGACGGTCTTGTGTACAGGGGGTCAGCCTTGAATGGCTACACCCGCGCCAAGCACCCGGACCACCCCACCCAGTCGCGTAAATTTCTGTTCCGCTACGATCCCAACGACATCAGCCAGGTGTATTTCCTTGATCCTGCGTGGGACCATTATCATGAAATTCGTTGCCATCAGCCGGACTTTCCGAGCATGAGTTTGTGGCAGCTCCGGGCTACCAAACGCTTCGCCAAAGAACGACAACTCAAGGTGGACAACGAGCGTGATCTGGTCGCCGCCTGGCGACTGATGCAGCGGATTATCCAGGCCGAGCGGCAGGAAACCCGGCAAGTTCGTCTGGACGCCGAGAGGGAGCGTCGCCGGGAAAAGAGGGAAAAGCCTACTGGCGCAGTCAAGGCGGCTTCGCCTTCACGGACACGCGCTGCTCTTGGTCTCTTCGGTGACGCGGCGGACATCCAACCCTTCGACGAACTGGAAAGTTAG
- a CDS encoding TniB family NTP-binding protein, which produces MTDGKARRLVPEVERLLGGTDKERLKYLGDDHWIGYPMALGILSEMAELLAANEVRRPRNMLVVANTNNGKTTVIDRLKALHPDVTDPDSDGVQMPVVKLNAPQSPDEDRFYNHILESLGAIYKIRAPKDAKFFQICRLLRDVGMKVLIFDEINNSLAGNMIQRQQMFNAIKSLSNELQRPIILTGTFEALVAVREDKQMQNRFPPSILPVWELDSTFLQLLASFESLMPLKQRSNLASEVLAPLLLAMCGGLIGELCELLKRAGKRAITSGRERISARLLLELDWVPPDQRDRQASAAEQGLSYRINYKEMVQRVQADEAEAQDEWDDDDAD; this is translated from the coding sequence GTGACAGACGGCAAGGCGAGGCGGCTGGTTCCCGAAGTCGAGCGCCTTCTGGGTGGCACAGACAAGGAACGGTTGAAGTATCTGGGTGATGACCACTGGATCGGTTATCCAATGGCTCTGGGCATCCTGTCCGAGATGGCAGAACTTCTGGCCGCCAATGAGGTGCGGCGTCCGAGAAATATGCTGGTGGTCGCCAACACCAACAACGGCAAAACCACCGTGATTGACCGCCTCAAGGCACTTCACCCGGATGTTACTGACCCGGACAGCGACGGCGTACAGATGCCGGTGGTCAAGCTCAACGCGCCGCAGTCGCCAGACGAAGACCGCTTTTACAACCACATCCTGGAGTCCCTGGGGGCGATCTACAAGATTCGCGCGCCTAAAGACGCCAAGTTCTTTCAAATCTGCCGTCTCCTGCGTGACGTGGGCATGAAGGTGCTGATCTTCGACGAGATCAATAACTCGCTGGCGGGCAACATGATCCAGCGCCAGCAGATGTTCAATGCCATCAAGAGCCTGAGCAACGAATTGCAGCGCCCCATCATCCTGACCGGCACCTTCGAAGCCCTGGTGGCCGTCCGCGAGGACAAGCAGATGCAAAACCGTTTCCCCCCGTCCATTCTGCCGGTCTGGGAGCTGGACAGCACGTTCTTGCAACTGCTGGCCTCGTTCGAGAGCCTGATGCCCCTCAAGCAGCGCTCGAATCTGGCGAGTGAAGTGCTGGCTCCCCTGCTGCTCGCCATGTGCGGTGGACTGATCGGTGAACTCTGCGAACTGCTCAAGAGGGCTGGCAAACGCGCCATCACCAGTGGTCGTGAGCGAATCAGCGCCAGGTTGCTGCTGGAACTGGACTGGGTGCCGCCTGACCAGCGTGACCGGCAGGCCAGCGCCGCTGAACAGGGACTGAGTTACCGCATCAACTACAAGGAGATGGTGCAGCGCGTTCAGGCGGATGAGGCTGAGGCACAGGATGAGTGGGACGACGATGACGCCGATTAG